From the genome of Salvelinus namaycush isolate Seneca chromosome 10, SaNama_1.0, whole genome shotgun sequence, one region includes:
- the LOC120054570 gene encoding tetraspanin-1: MACFTFFKFMMVLFNLLILLGGLTLLGVGIWVSVDKGLFLQVLSPFSTLDTQFVNVGFFCIAIGGVLVLLGVLGCCGAHKGSKCLLLLFFSIILIIFIAEVAAGTVALAYSSFAEGILKAWATLVLKNQYGSDPVVTKIWNSTMTELNCCGFTNYTDFTDSYYFEQSEGSYPPSCCQLDTAPCSQQQAWHSAVQGCFAQLLEALQKHANIVGGIAVGIGGLEVAAMLVSMYLYCYLDNNVS, translated from the exons ATGGCATGCTTCACATTCTTCAAATTTATGATGGTCTTGTTCAACTTGCTTATCCTT ctgGGGGGTCTGACCCTGCTGGGCGTGGGGATTTGGGTGAGTGTGGATAAGGGTTTGTTCCTACAGGTGCTGAGTCCCTTCTCCACCCTCGACACGCAGTTTGTCAATGTGGGCTTCTTCTGCATCGCTATTGGAGGAGTGCTGGTTCTACTGGGTGTCCTGGGCTGCTGTGGAGCCCACAAGGGGAGCAAGTGTCTGCTGCTACTG TTTTTCTCCATCATCCTGATTATTTTCATCGCTGAAGTGGCAGCCGGAACGGTGGCCCTCGCCTACTCTTCGTTT GCCGAGGGGATTCTTAAAGCATGGGCCACCCTTGTCTTGAAGAACCAGTATGGCAGCGATCCGGTGGTCACCAAGATCTGGAACAGCACTATGACTGAG CTGAATTGCTGTGGCTTCACCAACTACACAGACTTTACTGACTCGTACTACTTCGAGCAGAGTGAGGGCAGCTACCCACCCAGCTGCTGCCAGCTAGACACTGCCCCCTGCAGCCAGCAGCAGGCATGGCACAGTGCTGTTCAG GGCTGTTTTGCACAGCTGTTGGAGGCCCTTCAGAAGCATGCCAACATCGTAGGTGGAATAGCCGTAGGCATCGGAGGGCTAGAG GTGGCAGCGATGCTGGTGTCCATGTATCTGTACTGTTATCTGGACAACAATGTCAGCTGA